The Carassius auratus strain Wakin chromosome 5, ASM336829v1, whole genome shotgun sequence genome includes a window with the following:
- the LOC113081414 gene encoding general transcription factor II-I repeat domain-containing protein 1-like isoform X2: MAQIRKLGCDGMRTNSRPELKVPQVSTRQEILTSLVSALDSVCSAMSKLNAEVACVTVHEDSVIAVGTEKGRIFLNSRKEIQTDFHKFCKVSCLQALTAMNSHAKAPDVDCSRTSKDCGQQSRQRALPDTHSNIFVLRKMVEEVFSVLYSEAVGKSSLVPVPYDWILKEPSSVVVYGLPDGVTLRKPSEYDTKTLMKILEQSNRIRFIVKRTPEEPSRDAKSCPEVNHHSSASKSVSNHASVKPSTQEASASNSMLSSFLYGMPMSSQPHPDSKLDLKPTSLHSIGKERLGMWPSADEKAVQAKECADNGERVGLAADLTQSPPSIHVSKRLLFSIVHEKSEKWDSFIRETEDINTLRECVQILFNSRYAEALGLDHMVPVPYRKIACDPEAVEIIGIPDKIPFKRPCTYGVPKLKRILEERHAVRFVVRRMFDERIFTAAGKVAKEEGKQDGAAPEDGFPDGLRVPSSSLELVSNTHSSRSTSSCVSPLAECEAGPSGDCLPLKKIKTEPPDGEIIQVTVPESNTCTEELSEPQAERVTPDLCRPKEPVAEDLTPKSTTQGLKRAVEDIGEMILQLRNQVESLFSSKYSEALGLPEPSKVPYSKFQMYPDDLYVTGLPEGMTFRRPNCFGAAKLQKILAASSQITFVINRPELLTEQVKHEGVSKTTSDSAETDSKDQSDDPGPASKRPGFSDSLEAKLSRIDLANTLREQVQDLFNRKYGEALGIKYPVQVPYKRIKSNPGSVIIEGLPPGIPFRKPCTFGSQNLERILAVADKISFSITRPFQGLIPKPAPRRITILKKGFTPISEEDEVNRMGEKVILREQVKELFNKKYGEALGLDRSVIVPYKLIRANPGSLEVCGLPDDIPFRNPNTYDIVRLEKILQAQDEIIINIKTPLQPFTELCSQSCNKEGKEVSTNRRKRKRVLDNSQASMPSGADSTLSTNQIPVMQWPMYMVDYSGVNVQVPGKVKY; the protein is encoded by the exons ATGGCACAGATACGGAAGCTTGGCTGTGATGGGATGAGGACCAACTCTCGGCCAGAGCTCAAAGTTCCCCAAGTGTCAACCAGACAAGAAATCCTCACCAGCCTAGTGTCTGCCCTGGACTCTGTG TGCTCTGCCATGTCTAAGCTCAATGCTGAGGTGGCCTGTGTCACTGTGCATGAAGACAGCGTGATCGCTGTGGGAACAGAGAAGGGGAGAATCTTCCTAAACTCCAGAAAGGAAATACAGACAGACTTTCACAAGTTCTGCA AAGTGTCCTGTCTGCAAGCATTGACCGCCATGAACTCCCACGCCAAAGCTCCTGATGTGGACTGCAGCAGGACTAGCAAAGACTGTGGGCAGCAGAGCAGACAGAGAGCCTTACCAGACACTCATTCCAACATCTTCGTCCTGAGGAAGATGGTGGAGGAGGTGTTCAGCGTGCTTTATA GTGAGGCTGTTGGGAAGAGCAGCCTGGTCCCAGTGCCTTATGACTGGATTCTCAAGGAGCCCAGCTCAGTGGTTGTTTACGGCCTGCCTGATGGTGTAACTCTGAGAAAGCCTTCAGAATACGACACCAAGACCTTAATGAAGATCTTAGAGCAGAGCAACCGCATCCGCTTCATAGTCAAAAG aaCACCAGAGGAACCCTCTCGGGATGCCAAATCCTGTCCGGAAGTCAACCATCACTCTTCAGCCTCAAAGAGCGTAAGCAACCACGCCTCTGTCAAACCCTCCACGCAGGAAGCGTCTGCTAGCAACTCCATGCTCTCCAGCTTCCTGTACGGCATGCCCATGTCCTCCCAGCCTCACCCAGACAGCAAGCTGGACCTGAAGCCCACATCACTGCACAGCATAGGTAAAGAGCGGCTGGGCATGTGGCCGTCCGCTGACGAGAAAGCGGTTCAGGCCAAGGAATGTGCTGACAATG GCGAGCGAGTAGGGCTGGCAGCGGATCTTACTCAGAGTCCTCCCAGCATCCATGTCTCCAAGCGCCTTCTGTTCTCTATAGTGCATGAAAAATCAG AAAAATGGGATTCGTTCATCAGGGAGACTGAGGATATCAACACCCTTCGAGAATGTGTTCAGATCCTCTTCAACAGTAGATATG CTGAAGCGCTAGGCCTGGATCACATGGTTCCTGTGCCATACCGGAAAATCGCCTGTGATCCCGAGGCGGTAGAGATCATTGGAATTCCAGACAAGATTCCCTTCAAGAGACCCTGCACTTACGGTGTGCCTAAACTCAAACGGATCCTGGAAGAAAGGCATGCTGTCCGCTTTGTTGTCAGAAG aaTGTTTGATGAACGAATTTTTACTG CTGCTGGTAAAGTAGCCAAGGAAGAGGGCAAACAGGATGGTGCCGCCCCTGAGGACGGATTCCCAGATGGCCTCAGGGTCCCAAGCTCTTCTCTAGAGCTGGTCAGCAACACTCACAGTAGCAG atcaaCAAGCTCCTGTGTCAGTCCTTTGGCTGAGTGTGAAGCAG GGCCATCTGGGGACTGTCTGCCTTTGAAAAAGATCAAAACGGAGCCCCCAGATGGTGAAATTATCCAGGTGACAGTGCCAG AGTCCAATACTTGTACAGAAGAGCTAAGTGAGCCTCAGGCCGAGCGGGTGACCCCTGACCTCTGTCGTCCCAAGGAGCCTGTAGCAG AAGATTTAACGCCGAAGTCTACAACACAAGGGCTCAAGAGAGCTGTTGAAG ACATCGGAGAGATGATCCTTCAGCTGCGGAATCAAGTCGAGAGCTTGTTCAGCTCCAAGTACA GTGAGGCTCTTGGTCTGCCTGAACCGTCTAAAGTGCCGTATTCCAAGTTCCAGATGTATCCAGATGACCTGTATGTCACAGGGCTGCCAGAAGGGATGACTTTTCGAAGACCGAACTGTTTTGGAGCAGCCAAACTTCAGAAGATTCTTGCCGCCAGTAGTCAGATTACATTTGTCATAAACAG gcCAGAATTGTTGACAGAACAGGTCAAACATGAAGGTGTCTCTAAAACAACCTCCGATTCAG CAGAGACTGACTCCAAAGACCAATCAGATGACCCGGGACCTGCCTCTAAAAGACCAGGATTCTCAG ACAGTCTAGAGGCCAAGCTCTCCCGTATCGACTTGGCGAATACTCTGCGAGAGCAGGTCCAAGACCTGTTCAACAGGAAATACGGCGAGGCACTGGGCATTAAGTATCCTGTGCAAGTGCCTTACAAGAGGATCAAGAGTAACCCCGGCTCAGTGATTATCGAGGGCTTGCCCCCTGGCATCCCCTTCAGAAAACCCTGTACCTTCGGCTCACAGAATCTAGAGAGGATATTAGCGGTGGCCGACAAGATCTCTTTCAGCATTACAAG ACCTTTCCAAGGGCTTATTCCCAAGCCAG CACCACGGCGAATAACAATATTGAAGAAAGGTTTCACCCCAATAAGTG AAGAAGATGAGGTCAACCGGATGGGAGAGAAAGTGATATTAAGGGAACAAGTCAAAGAGCTCTTCAATAAAAAATATG GTGAAGCTTTGGGTCTGGACCGCTCAGTCATTGTTCCATACAAATTAATCCGTGCCAATCCAGGCTCACTGGAAGTGTGTGGACTTCCCGATGATATTCCCTTCAGGAATCCTAATACTTATGACATAGTTCGGTTGGAAAAAATCCTGCAAGCCCAAGATGAAATTATCATCAACATCAAAACCCCTCTACA GCCTTTTACAGAGTTGTGTTCTCAATCTTGTAATAAAG AAGGTAAAGAAGTGTCTACAAATCGACGCAAACGTAAACGAGTACTTGACAACAGTCAAGCATCCATGCCTTCTGGAGCAGACTCAACactatcaaccaatcagattccTGTCATG cagtGGCCCATGTACATGGTGGACTATAGCGGAGTGAATGTTCAAGTTCCTGGAAAAGTCAAATACTAA
- the LOC113081414 gene encoding general transcription factor II-I repeat domain-containing protein 1-like isoform X1 yields MAQIRKLGCDGMRTNSRPELKVPQVSTRQEILTSLVSALDSVCSAMSKLNAEVACVTVHEDSVIAVGTEKGRIFLNSRKEIQTDFHKFCKVSCLQALTAMNSHAKAPDVDCSRTSKDCGQQSRQRALPDTHSNIFVLRKMVEEVFSVLYSEAVGKSSLVPVPYDWILKEPSSVVVYGLPDGVTLRKPSEYDTKTLMKILEQSNRIRFIVKRTPEEPSRDAKSCPEVNHHSSASKSVSNHASVKPSTQEASASNSMLSSFLYGMPMSSQPHPDSKLDLKPTSLHSIGKERLGMWPSADEKAVQAKECADNGERVGLAADLTQSPPSIHVSKRLLFSIVHEKSEKWDSFIRETEDINTLRECVQILFNSRYAEALGLDHMVPVPYRKIACDPEAVEIIGIPDKIPFKRPCTYGVPKLKRILEERHAVRFVVRRMFDERIFTAAGKVAKEEGKQDGAAPEDGFPDGLRVPSSSLELVSNTHSSRSTSSCVSPLAECEAGPSGDCLPLKKIKTEPPDGEIIQVTVPESNTCTEELSEPQAERVTPDLCRPKEPVAEDLTPKSTTQGLKRAVEEDIGEMILQLRNQVESLFSSKYSEALGLPEPSKVPYSKFQMYPDDLYVTGLPEGMTFRRPNCFGAAKLQKILAASSQITFVINRPELLTEQVKHEGVSKTTSDSAETDSKDQSDDPGPASKRPGFSDSLEAKLSRIDLANTLREQVQDLFNRKYGEALGIKYPVQVPYKRIKSNPGSVIIEGLPPGIPFRKPCTFGSQNLERILAVADKISFSITRPFQGLIPKPAPRRITILKKGFTPISEEDEVNRMGEKVILREQVKELFNKKYGEALGLDRSVIVPYKLIRANPGSLEVCGLPDDIPFRNPNTYDIVRLEKILQAQDEIIINIKTPLQPFTELCSQSCNKEGKEVSTNRRKRKRVLDNSQASMPSGADSTLSTNQIPVMQWPMYMVDYSGVNVQVPGKVKY; encoded by the exons ATGGCACAGATACGGAAGCTTGGCTGTGATGGGATGAGGACCAACTCTCGGCCAGAGCTCAAAGTTCCCCAAGTGTCAACCAGACAAGAAATCCTCACCAGCCTAGTGTCTGCCCTGGACTCTGTG TGCTCTGCCATGTCTAAGCTCAATGCTGAGGTGGCCTGTGTCACTGTGCATGAAGACAGCGTGATCGCTGTGGGAACAGAGAAGGGGAGAATCTTCCTAAACTCCAGAAAGGAAATACAGACAGACTTTCACAAGTTCTGCA AAGTGTCCTGTCTGCAAGCATTGACCGCCATGAACTCCCACGCCAAAGCTCCTGATGTGGACTGCAGCAGGACTAGCAAAGACTGTGGGCAGCAGAGCAGACAGAGAGCCTTACCAGACACTCATTCCAACATCTTCGTCCTGAGGAAGATGGTGGAGGAGGTGTTCAGCGTGCTTTATA GTGAGGCTGTTGGGAAGAGCAGCCTGGTCCCAGTGCCTTATGACTGGATTCTCAAGGAGCCCAGCTCAGTGGTTGTTTACGGCCTGCCTGATGGTGTAACTCTGAGAAAGCCTTCAGAATACGACACCAAGACCTTAATGAAGATCTTAGAGCAGAGCAACCGCATCCGCTTCATAGTCAAAAG aaCACCAGAGGAACCCTCTCGGGATGCCAAATCCTGTCCGGAAGTCAACCATCACTCTTCAGCCTCAAAGAGCGTAAGCAACCACGCCTCTGTCAAACCCTCCACGCAGGAAGCGTCTGCTAGCAACTCCATGCTCTCCAGCTTCCTGTACGGCATGCCCATGTCCTCCCAGCCTCACCCAGACAGCAAGCTGGACCTGAAGCCCACATCACTGCACAGCATAGGTAAAGAGCGGCTGGGCATGTGGCCGTCCGCTGACGAGAAAGCGGTTCAGGCCAAGGAATGTGCTGACAATG GCGAGCGAGTAGGGCTGGCAGCGGATCTTACTCAGAGTCCTCCCAGCATCCATGTCTCCAAGCGCCTTCTGTTCTCTATAGTGCATGAAAAATCAG AAAAATGGGATTCGTTCATCAGGGAGACTGAGGATATCAACACCCTTCGAGAATGTGTTCAGATCCTCTTCAACAGTAGATATG CTGAAGCGCTAGGCCTGGATCACATGGTTCCTGTGCCATACCGGAAAATCGCCTGTGATCCCGAGGCGGTAGAGATCATTGGAATTCCAGACAAGATTCCCTTCAAGAGACCCTGCACTTACGGTGTGCCTAAACTCAAACGGATCCTGGAAGAAAGGCATGCTGTCCGCTTTGTTGTCAGAAG aaTGTTTGATGAACGAATTTTTACTG CTGCTGGTAAAGTAGCCAAGGAAGAGGGCAAACAGGATGGTGCCGCCCCTGAGGACGGATTCCCAGATGGCCTCAGGGTCCCAAGCTCTTCTCTAGAGCTGGTCAGCAACACTCACAGTAGCAG atcaaCAAGCTCCTGTGTCAGTCCTTTGGCTGAGTGTGAAGCAG GGCCATCTGGGGACTGTCTGCCTTTGAAAAAGATCAAAACGGAGCCCCCAGATGGTGAAATTATCCAGGTGACAGTGCCAG AGTCCAATACTTGTACAGAAGAGCTAAGTGAGCCTCAGGCCGAGCGGGTGACCCCTGACCTCTGTCGTCCCAAGGAGCCTGTAGCAG AAGATTTAACGCCGAAGTCTACAACACAAGGGCTCAAGAGAGCTGTTGAAG AAGACATCGGAGAGATGATCCTTCAGCTGCGGAATCAAGTCGAGAGCTTGTTCAGCTCCAAGTACA GTGAGGCTCTTGGTCTGCCTGAACCGTCTAAAGTGCCGTATTCCAAGTTCCAGATGTATCCAGATGACCTGTATGTCACAGGGCTGCCAGAAGGGATGACTTTTCGAAGACCGAACTGTTTTGGAGCAGCCAAACTTCAGAAGATTCTTGCCGCCAGTAGTCAGATTACATTTGTCATAAACAG gcCAGAATTGTTGACAGAACAGGTCAAACATGAAGGTGTCTCTAAAACAACCTCCGATTCAG CAGAGACTGACTCCAAAGACCAATCAGATGACCCGGGACCTGCCTCTAAAAGACCAGGATTCTCAG ACAGTCTAGAGGCCAAGCTCTCCCGTATCGACTTGGCGAATACTCTGCGAGAGCAGGTCCAAGACCTGTTCAACAGGAAATACGGCGAGGCACTGGGCATTAAGTATCCTGTGCAAGTGCCTTACAAGAGGATCAAGAGTAACCCCGGCTCAGTGATTATCGAGGGCTTGCCCCCTGGCATCCCCTTCAGAAAACCCTGTACCTTCGGCTCACAGAATCTAGAGAGGATATTAGCGGTGGCCGACAAGATCTCTTTCAGCATTACAAG ACCTTTCCAAGGGCTTATTCCCAAGCCAG CACCACGGCGAATAACAATATTGAAGAAAGGTTTCACCCCAATAAGTG AAGAAGATGAGGTCAACCGGATGGGAGAGAAAGTGATATTAAGGGAACAAGTCAAAGAGCTCTTCAATAAAAAATATG GTGAAGCTTTGGGTCTGGACCGCTCAGTCATTGTTCCATACAAATTAATCCGTGCCAATCCAGGCTCACTGGAAGTGTGTGGACTTCCCGATGATATTCCCTTCAGGAATCCTAATACTTATGACATAGTTCGGTTGGAAAAAATCCTGCAAGCCCAAGATGAAATTATCATCAACATCAAAACCCCTCTACA GCCTTTTACAGAGTTGTGTTCTCAATCTTGTAATAAAG AAGGTAAAGAAGTGTCTACAAATCGACGCAAACGTAAACGAGTACTTGACAACAGTCAAGCATCCATGCCTTCTGGAGCAGACTCAACactatcaaccaatcagattccTGTCATG cagtGGCCCATGTACATGGTGGACTATAGCGGAGTGAATGTTCAAGTTCCTGGAAAAGTCAAATACTAA
- the LOC113081414 gene encoding general transcription factor II-I repeat domain-containing protein 1-like isoform X3, with protein MAQIRKLGCDGMRTNSRPELKVPQVSTRQEILTSLVSALDSVCSAMSKLNAEVACVTVHEDSVIAVGTEKGRIFLNSRKEIQTDFHKFCKVSCLQALTAMNSHAKAPDVDCSRTSKDCGQQSRQRALPDTHSNIFVLRKMVEEVFSVLYSEAVGKSSLVPVPYDWILKEPSSVVVYGLPDGVTLRKPSEYDTKTLMKILEQSNRIRFIVKRTPEEPSRDAKSCPEVNHHSSASKSVSNHASVKPSTQEASASNSMLSSFLYGMPMSSQPHPDSKLDLKPTSLHSIGKERLGMWPSADEKAVQAKECADNGERVGLAADLTQSPPSIHVSKRLLFSIVHEKSEKWDSFIRETEDINTLRECVQILFNSRYAEALGLDHMVPVPYRKIACDPEAVEIIGIPDKIPFKRPCTYGVPKLKRILEERHAVRFVVRRMFDERIFTAAGKVAKEEGKQDGAAPEDGFPDGLRVPSSSLELVSNTHSSRSTSSCVSPLAECEAGPSGDCLPLKKIKTEPPDGEIIQVTVPESNTCTEELSEPQAERVTPDLCRPKEPVAEDLTPKSTTQGLKRAVEEDIGEMILQLRNQVESLFSSKYSEALGLPEPSKVPYSKFQMYPDDLYVTGLPEGMTFRRPNCFGAAKLQKILAASSQITFVINRPELLTEQVKHEGVSKTTSDSETDSKDQSDDPGPASKRPGFSDSLEAKLSRIDLANTLREQVQDLFNRKYGEALGIKYPVQVPYKRIKSNPGSVIIEGLPPGIPFRKPCTFGSQNLERILAVADKISFSITRPFQGLIPKPAPRRITILKKGFTPISEEDEVNRMGEKVILREQVKELFNKKYGEALGLDRSVIVPYKLIRANPGSLEVCGLPDDIPFRNPNTYDIVRLEKILQAQDEIIINIKTPLQPFTELCSQSCNKEGKEVSTNRRKRKRVLDNSQASMPSGADSTLSTNQIPVMQWPMYMVDYSGVNVQVPGKVKY; from the exons ATGGCACAGATACGGAAGCTTGGCTGTGATGGGATGAGGACCAACTCTCGGCCAGAGCTCAAAGTTCCCCAAGTGTCAACCAGACAAGAAATCCTCACCAGCCTAGTGTCTGCCCTGGACTCTGTG TGCTCTGCCATGTCTAAGCTCAATGCTGAGGTGGCCTGTGTCACTGTGCATGAAGACAGCGTGATCGCTGTGGGAACAGAGAAGGGGAGAATCTTCCTAAACTCCAGAAAGGAAATACAGACAGACTTTCACAAGTTCTGCA AAGTGTCCTGTCTGCAAGCATTGACCGCCATGAACTCCCACGCCAAAGCTCCTGATGTGGACTGCAGCAGGACTAGCAAAGACTGTGGGCAGCAGAGCAGACAGAGAGCCTTACCAGACACTCATTCCAACATCTTCGTCCTGAGGAAGATGGTGGAGGAGGTGTTCAGCGTGCTTTATA GTGAGGCTGTTGGGAAGAGCAGCCTGGTCCCAGTGCCTTATGACTGGATTCTCAAGGAGCCCAGCTCAGTGGTTGTTTACGGCCTGCCTGATGGTGTAACTCTGAGAAAGCCTTCAGAATACGACACCAAGACCTTAATGAAGATCTTAGAGCAGAGCAACCGCATCCGCTTCATAGTCAAAAG aaCACCAGAGGAACCCTCTCGGGATGCCAAATCCTGTCCGGAAGTCAACCATCACTCTTCAGCCTCAAAGAGCGTAAGCAACCACGCCTCTGTCAAACCCTCCACGCAGGAAGCGTCTGCTAGCAACTCCATGCTCTCCAGCTTCCTGTACGGCATGCCCATGTCCTCCCAGCCTCACCCAGACAGCAAGCTGGACCTGAAGCCCACATCACTGCACAGCATAGGTAAAGAGCGGCTGGGCATGTGGCCGTCCGCTGACGAGAAAGCGGTTCAGGCCAAGGAATGTGCTGACAATG GCGAGCGAGTAGGGCTGGCAGCGGATCTTACTCAGAGTCCTCCCAGCATCCATGTCTCCAAGCGCCTTCTGTTCTCTATAGTGCATGAAAAATCAG AAAAATGGGATTCGTTCATCAGGGAGACTGAGGATATCAACACCCTTCGAGAATGTGTTCAGATCCTCTTCAACAGTAGATATG CTGAAGCGCTAGGCCTGGATCACATGGTTCCTGTGCCATACCGGAAAATCGCCTGTGATCCCGAGGCGGTAGAGATCATTGGAATTCCAGACAAGATTCCCTTCAAGAGACCCTGCACTTACGGTGTGCCTAAACTCAAACGGATCCTGGAAGAAAGGCATGCTGTCCGCTTTGTTGTCAGAAG aaTGTTTGATGAACGAATTTTTACTG CTGCTGGTAAAGTAGCCAAGGAAGAGGGCAAACAGGATGGTGCCGCCCCTGAGGACGGATTCCCAGATGGCCTCAGGGTCCCAAGCTCTTCTCTAGAGCTGGTCAGCAACACTCACAGTAGCAG atcaaCAAGCTCCTGTGTCAGTCCTTTGGCTGAGTGTGAAGCAG GGCCATCTGGGGACTGTCTGCCTTTGAAAAAGATCAAAACGGAGCCCCCAGATGGTGAAATTATCCAGGTGACAGTGCCAG AGTCCAATACTTGTACAGAAGAGCTAAGTGAGCCTCAGGCCGAGCGGGTGACCCCTGACCTCTGTCGTCCCAAGGAGCCTGTAGCAG AAGATTTAACGCCGAAGTCTACAACACAAGGGCTCAAGAGAGCTGTTGAAG AAGACATCGGAGAGATGATCCTTCAGCTGCGGAATCAAGTCGAGAGCTTGTTCAGCTCCAAGTACA GTGAGGCTCTTGGTCTGCCTGAACCGTCTAAAGTGCCGTATTCCAAGTTCCAGATGTATCCAGATGACCTGTATGTCACAGGGCTGCCAGAAGGGATGACTTTTCGAAGACCGAACTGTTTTGGAGCAGCCAAACTTCAGAAGATTCTTGCCGCCAGTAGTCAGATTACATTTGTCATAAACAG gcCAGAATTGTTGACAGAACAGGTCAAACATGAAGGTGTCTCTAAAACAACCTCCGATTCAG AGACTGACTCCAAAGACCAATCAGATGACCCGGGACCTGCCTCTAAAAGACCAGGATTCTCAG ACAGTCTAGAGGCCAAGCTCTCCCGTATCGACTTGGCGAATACTCTGCGAGAGCAGGTCCAAGACCTGTTCAACAGGAAATACGGCGAGGCACTGGGCATTAAGTATCCTGTGCAAGTGCCTTACAAGAGGATCAAGAGTAACCCCGGCTCAGTGATTATCGAGGGCTTGCCCCCTGGCATCCCCTTCAGAAAACCCTGTACCTTCGGCTCACAGAATCTAGAGAGGATATTAGCGGTGGCCGACAAGATCTCTTTCAGCATTACAAG ACCTTTCCAAGGGCTTATTCCCAAGCCAG CACCACGGCGAATAACAATATTGAAGAAAGGTTTCACCCCAATAAGTG AAGAAGATGAGGTCAACCGGATGGGAGAGAAAGTGATATTAAGGGAACAAGTCAAAGAGCTCTTCAATAAAAAATATG GTGAAGCTTTGGGTCTGGACCGCTCAGTCATTGTTCCATACAAATTAATCCGTGCCAATCCAGGCTCACTGGAAGTGTGTGGACTTCCCGATGATATTCCCTTCAGGAATCCTAATACTTATGACATAGTTCGGTTGGAAAAAATCCTGCAAGCCCAAGATGAAATTATCATCAACATCAAAACCCCTCTACA GCCTTTTACAGAGTTGTGTTCTCAATCTTGTAATAAAG AAGGTAAAGAAGTGTCTACAAATCGACGCAAACGTAAACGAGTACTTGACAACAGTCAAGCATCCATGCCTTCTGGAGCAGACTCAACactatcaaccaatcagattccTGTCATG cagtGGCCCATGTACATGGTGGACTATAGCGGAGTGAATGTTCAAGTTCCTGGAAAAGTCAAATACTAA